In one Pseudomonas sp. Bout1 genomic region, the following are encoded:
- a CDS encoding AraC family transcriptional regulator, which produces MSSMLHAWLGNYEVSSTACTGLTFARHSHDECVIGVNLLGEEQVWLDRRTFVAGPGSITLYNPGQIQGGGAAEGQPWRFVSLYAGADQLATDLGLAHLEFDRSLCFQPELAMKLAGAIEGSLSADPLARALSEDALVILLGDVVSCSGVRLPGSTAVGRGLVIKAQEWLAENLHQAVALDTLGEELGLSKFHLLRAFQKDTGLSPRQWAMQLRTRRAKGLLRSGVAASQVAHTLGFADQSHLNRHFRAAYGITPGRYQSVLKG; this is translated from the coding sequence ATGAGTTCCATGCTGCATGCCTGGCTGGGCAACTACGAAGTCAGCAGTACCGCCTGCACCGGCCTGACGTTTGCCCGCCACAGCCATGATGAATGCGTGATCGGTGTCAACCTGCTCGGTGAGGAACAGGTGTGGCTCGACCGCCGTACATTCGTGGCCGGGCCCGGCAGCATTACCTTGTACAACCCCGGGCAAATTCAGGGCGGCGGCGCGGCCGAGGGTCAGCCGTGGCGGTTTGTCAGCCTGTATGCGGGGGCTGATCAGTTGGCAACTGACCTGGGGCTGGCGCACCTGGAATTCGACCGCTCGCTGTGCTTCCAGCCGGAACTGGCGATGAAACTTGCCGGCGCGATTGAAGGTTCGTTAAGTGCCGATCCGCTGGCCCGGGCGCTGAGTGAAGACGCCTTGGTTATACTGCTTGGCGACGTGGTCAGTTGCAGCGGCGTGCGCTTGCCCGGTAGCACTGCGGTCGGGCGTGGGCTGGTGATCAAGGCCCAGGAGTGGCTGGCTGAAAACCTGCATCAGGCCGTGGCACTCGACACCCTGGGTGAAGAGTTGGGCCTGTCGAAATTCCATCTGCTGCGGGCTTTTCAGAAAGACACCGGGCTCAGTCCGCGCCAGTGGGCGATGCAATTGCGTACCCGGCGCGCCAAGGGTCTGCTGCGCTCAGGTGTTGCGGCGTCGCAGGTTGCCCACACCTTGGGGTTTGCTGACCAGAGCCATCTGAACCGGCATTTTCGTGCGGCCTACGGCATTACGCCGGGTCGCTATCAAAGCGTGCTCAAAGGCTGA
- the arsH gene encoding arsenical resistance protein ArsH — MMSTLPNLNHTLSPPQQLEQPPRILLLYGSTRPRSFSRLLVEEAARLLQHFGAQTRIFNPSGLPLPDDAPGDHPKVQELLELMQWSEGQVWCSPERHGSMSAVFKAQLDWVPLALGAVRPTQGKTLAVMQVSGGSQSFNTVNQLRVLGRWMRMFTIPNQSSVPKAFMEFDDQDRMKPSALYDRVVDVMEELVKFTLLLRDRPDLVDRYSERKESSEALSKRVNQRSI; from the coding sequence CTGATGAGCACCCTGCCCAACCTGAACCACACCCTGTCCCCGCCTCAGCAACTTGAACAACCGCCACGCATCCTGCTGCTCTACGGGTCCACCCGCCCGCGCTCCTTCAGCCGCTTGCTGGTGGAAGAAGCCGCGCGCCTGTTGCAGCATTTTGGCGCCCAGACGCGCATCTTCAACCCGTCGGGTTTGCCGCTGCCGGATGATGCCCCGGGCGATCATCCCAAGGTCCAGGAACTGCTGGAGCTGATGCAGTGGTCCGAAGGCCAGGTCTGGTGTTCACCGGAGCGCCACGGCTCGATGTCGGCGGTGTTCAAGGCGCAACTCGACTGGGTGCCACTGGCCCTCGGCGCAGTACGTCCAACCCAGGGCAAAACCCTGGCGGTAATGCAGGTGTCCGGCGGCTCGCAGTCGTTCAATACCGTCAACCAGTTGCGGGTGCTGGGACGCTGGATGCGCATGTTCACCATCCCCAATCAATCGTCGGTGCCCAAGGCCTTTATGGAGTTCGACGATCAGGACCGCATGAAGCCGTCCGCACTCTATGACCGCGTGGTGGATGTGATGGAAGAGCTGGTGAAGTTCACTCTGCTGCTGCGTGATCGCCCAGACCTGGTGGACCGTTATTCGGAGCGCAAAGAGAGTAGCGAGGCGCTGTCGAAACGAGTCAATCAACGGTCGATCTAA
- a CDS encoding LysE family transporter, protein MLTIFFSALVFGFVFCLSPGAVLAETLRRGLLHGFTPALLVQIGSLVGDAVWAVIGLTGMALLIQHESVRVPLTAVCGLYLAWLGGRSLVDAWRLPEADGAPARSGRNALAVGAAISLANPKNIVYWGALGSALSGIVGATPSHGQTLMFFAGFMLASVMSCFLIAALVNLLRRNASPMWQRVSYGACGVVLLYLAILALRAI, encoded by the coding sequence ATGTTGACGATCTTTTTTTCGGCGCTGGTGTTTGGTTTTGTGTTTTGCCTGTCACCGGGGGCGGTGCTGGCGGAGACCCTGCGGCGTGGGCTGCTGCACGGGTTTACACCGGCGTTGTTGGTGCAGATTGGCTCACTGGTGGGGGATGCTGTGTGGGCGGTGATTGGCCTTACGGGTATGGCGTTGTTGATTCAGCATGAGTCGGTGCGGGTGCCGCTGACGGCGGTGTGCGGGTTGTATCTGGCCTGGCTTGGGGGGCGCAGTTTGGTGGATGCCTGGCGCTTGCCGGAAGCCGACGGTGCGCCGGCCAGGTCCGGGCGGAATGCGCTGGCGGTAGGGGCGGCCATTTCCCTGGCTAACCCGAAGAACATTGTTTATTGGGGCGCGCTGGGTAGTGCGCTGTCGGGGATAGTCGGGGCTACGCCGAGCCATGGGCAGACATTGATGTTTTTTGCGGGGTTTATGTTGGCGTCGGTGATGTCGTGTTTTCTGATTGCGGCGTTGGTCAATTTGTTGCGCCGCAATGCGTCGCCGATGTGGCAGAGGGTCAGCTATGGTGCTTGTGGTGTGGTGCTGTTGTATCTGGCGATTCTGGCGTTGCGTGCGATTTGA
- a CDS encoding arsenate reductase ArsC has product MKVLFMCTANSCRSILSQAVFNHLAPQGFQAISSGSFPKGQVLPRSLTTLKAAGISTEGLYSKGNDAFEGSPPDVVITVCDKAAGEACPVYFGPALKAHWGLEDPSDVQGDEAQVDAAFHATLEIIERRCRAFFELPFASLNPIELKAELDRIATL; this is encoded by the coding sequence ATGAAAGTCCTGTTCATGTGCACCGCCAACAGCTGCCGAAGCATTCTCTCGCAAGCAGTGTTCAATCACTTGGCACCGCAGGGTTTCCAGGCTATCAGCTCCGGCAGTTTCCCCAAGGGCCAGGTGCTGCCCCGCAGCCTCACCACGTTGAAAGCCGCCGGCATCAGCACCGAAGGGTTGTACAGCAAGGGTAATGACGCTTTTGAAGGCAGCCCGCCGGACGTCGTTATCACTGTGTGCGACAAGGCTGCCGGCGAAGCCTGCCCGGTGTATTTCGGCCCGGCGCTCAAGGCGCATTGGGGGCTTGAAGATCCGTCCGATGTTCAAGGTGATGAGGCTCAGGTCGACGCCGCGTTTCACGCCACCCTGGAAATCATCGAACGCCGCTGCCGGGCTTTTTTCGAGCTCCCGTTCGCCAGCCTGAACCCCATCGAACTCAAGGCCGAGCTTGATCGCATTGCCACGTTATAA